One genomic region from Thalassotalea sp. PS06 encodes:
- a CDS encoding S8 family serine peptidase produces the protein MFNLKKVSVLIASALYASGAAASAEGAPQQAWMQAPADYVAPQPLDRSAYSGIANQQVKKQHKVFVPEEGISGIQTYIVQLSDEPVATYSGTIDGISATRDYVLSARANKGQKLNLQQVEVATYQNYLAGKRQQAVTAARSLQGVDIRILREFSVTLNAFTTELTQQEAMRLAKVPGIKHITRSKVYQLQTSGTVGQTGADQIWQNPVHGDNMGEGMVVGIIDTGINTDHPSFAAVGGDGYVHTNPLGNSIYLGDCVDSPELCNDKLIGVYSYPEITDTFSDPGYSETRPANGEDYHSHGSHVAGTAAGNILYDIPYKMTENKAQSTGLETNLVFPQVSGMAPHANIISYQVCFPGGRGDLHAGCPQTTLLAAIEQAAIDNVDVINMSIGGMENDPWIDPVEQAFFNTAQSGVFIATAAGNSGDHLSTADHSSPWVTTVGAHSPATKVVFTDKTLENFSGGDNEAPMPIDGVSVTFEEINGLLVTATDYPNPNETYSWNQANCDKPYPAGTFDLADDPATVDIDESQQNVIVVCKRSYSPLYNKALNVAEGGAEGIVIYNSSSFQDRYPIPAVPHPLPAIHIKNSDGKNLLNWMATGTTHMATITGTQAVEEDVEDELMAYFSSRGPSYWGLDTLVVDVAAPGVDVYAPGSDDQPFSNNPFTSDWMNMSGTSMASPHVAGAATLLRQSHPEWSALEVQSALMLTATNGLKNSRFLDNYNPSGWDSALQDMGAGRINVQLADKTGLIMDESMEAMQAANPNLGGHEKRLNTAYMVDTDCVDECSFVRTFKATKDGSYQVSTETWLGEFDISVEPMSFSIKKGETQSILVTTKQRHSAGAVSYNDLTGNQGQVILTPEDPDSPVLELPVWTYDGDSGLPDHIMINAHRTSATTNIGPFNTREITDFTARSYGLVKGEERSVHLYYDDTSSDPYNLTLNSAEATEPTNINHVELTEVTEGTKMLVSRIVGENTSNALMFMGQDLNNDGLASHDELLCMSTSYNFANFCSIIDPNPGTYWTLIMNTDRPGWNQEDMGKQISFVSAVINSDQSNLSINADQQIAGYAEYNIQLGYQLPEMEIGDVYFGGFDIGSNPSDPGNIGFVPVTITQVDQDVTFTASQHTAKPGDLVDFNISVIANTEQDARDFTLAASLPESLQIVPDSLDASNATPVEPALENNTLSLAGVQMSTRDVERNYKVTTNLTDEMCSLAAAKSPYPGYLDLRPLGWRTLEGVQGRYYNEPEYALKDLMNWDEDISFPFFNKYHFTSIKLNPAGLVTFGSQGRTTPFHVEFPRAASYPPPPPYMIAPFWVGDNTIPERFDSQYGQHHLNAGITPTYTWQRDWLVLEWDNVERSYAPGQLIDFEMFMRMNINYEPGEYEMLFAYDNVQLADGQGSIGFKASDGMRLIDGDIPMAINIGNSVGYNNMDEVVSDELVVCMDYTGPEESQFNVSFQAYVSEAAAGQTHTITLENGLVGSENEQLNLQLAVTGNIQLAEIADINIIEGEQASFKVLYADENAVSNVIEVIADNVTSEISGNDSGSLVTLTPDFGYHGSTQVTVKVSDSVNSGDMAMTAFTLNVESDGIEYGCTDTAATNFDDNANTDDGSCEYPPQPPGQEKKKSGGSNSILALLALMVMAGMRRRIR, from the coding sequence ATGTTTAACTTAAAGAAAGTTTCTGTGCTTATCGCCTCTGCGTTGTATGCGTCCGGGGCCGCAGCAAGTGCAGAAGGTGCGCCTCAACAAGCCTGGATGCAAGCTCCGGCAGACTATGTGGCGCCTCAACCCCTTGACCGCAGTGCCTATTCGGGTATTGCCAACCAACAAGTAAAAAAACAACACAAGGTGTTTGTCCCGGAAGAAGGCATCAGCGGCATACAAACTTATATTGTGCAGCTGAGTGATGAACCGGTTGCAACCTATTCTGGTACTATTGACGGTATTTCTGCGACCCGTGATTACGTCCTCAGCGCTCGAGCTAATAAAGGGCAAAAGCTAAACCTGCAGCAAGTAGAGGTTGCCACATACCAGAATTACCTGGCAGGCAAACGTCAACAAGCAGTGACTGCCGCTCGCTCTTTGCAAGGCGTTGATATCAGAATTTTGCGGGAGTTTTCGGTTACCCTAAATGCGTTTACAACCGAATTAACCCAACAAGAAGCGATGCGTCTTGCTAAGGTACCTGGTATTAAGCATATCACTCGCTCAAAAGTGTATCAGCTGCAAACCAGTGGTACCGTCGGACAAACCGGTGCCGATCAAATTTGGCAAAATCCGGTTCACGGTGACAACATGGGGGAAGGCATGGTAGTTGGTATCATAGATACCGGTATCAATACCGATCACCCATCATTTGCTGCGGTTGGCGGTGACGGCTATGTACACACCAATCCATTAGGGAATAGTATCTACCTTGGTGATTGCGTAGATTCTCCCGAGCTTTGTAACGACAAATTAATCGGTGTCTATTCATATCCAGAAATTACCGACACATTCAGTGATCCTGGCTATAGCGAAACACGTCCGGCTAATGGTGAAGATTATCATAGCCATGGCTCGCATGTAGCAGGAACCGCAGCAGGTAATATCCTGTATGATATTCCATATAAGATGACTGAAAACAAGGCCCAAAGTACCGGTCTGGAAACGAATTTGGTATTTCCACAGGTATCGGGAATGGCGCCCCATGCGAATATCATTTCCTATCAGGTATGTTTCCCAGGAGGACGCGGTGATCTGCACGCAGGCTGTCCACAAACGACCTTGCTAGCGGCCATCGAACAAGCGGCTATCGATAATGTCGATGTTATTAACATGTCGATTGGTGGTATGGAAAATGACCCTTGGATCGATCCGGTTGAACAGGCATTTTTTAATACCGCGCAATCGGGTGTATTTATCGCAACGGCTGCCGGTAACAGTGGCGACCACTTATCAACGGCAGACCACTCATCGCCATGGGTTACCACCGTAGGTGCACATTCGCCAGCAACAAAAGTGGTATTTACTGATAAAACCCTGGAAAACTTCAGTGGTGGTGACAACGAAGCACCTATGCCAATTGATGGCGTATCAGTTACGTTTGAAGAAATTAACGGATTATTGGTCACTGCAACAGATTACCCGAACCCGAATGAAACTTACTCGTGGAATCAGGCAAACTGTGATAAACCTTATCCCGCTGGAACATTTGACTTAGCCGACGATCCGGCAACTGTCGATATTGATGAAAGTCAGCAGAATGTAATCGTCGTTTGTAAGCGCAGCTATTCACCTCTTTATAACAAGGCGCTAAATGTCGCTGAAGGTGGTGCTGAAGGTATCGTCATCTACAATTCCTCGAGCTTCCAGGATCGATACCCTATCCCAGCAGTGCCGCATCCATTGCCAGCAATCCACATAAAAAACAGCGATGGTAAGAATCTGCTTAACTGGATGGCAACTGGCACTACTCATATGGCAACGATCACCGGCACGCAAGCGGTCGAAGAAGACGTTGAAGATGAGTTAATGGCGTACTTCTCCAGCCGAGGCCCTTCTTACTGGGGGTTAGATACTCTCGTTGTCGATGTTGCGGCACCAGGGGTTGATGTCTATGCTCCGGGTTCAGACGACCAACCGTTCTCGAATAATCCATTTACGTCAGACTGGATGAACATGTCAGGTACGTCGATGGCCAGCCCACATGTGGCCGGTGCGGCAACCCTGTTGCGTCAATCTCACCCGGAATGGTCGGCCCTGGAAGTACAGTCGGCGTTAATGTTGACAGCGACTAATGGGCTGAAGAACTCCAGGTTCCTGGACAATTACAATCCTTCAGGTTGGGACTCAGCATTACAGGACATGGGTGCCGGACGTATTAACGTACAACTAGCAGATAAAACCGGCTTAATCATGGATGAATCCATGGAAGCCATGCAGGCTGCTAATCCGAATCTGGGTGGACATGAAAAGCGCCTGAATACGGCATATATGGTTGATACCGATTGTGTTGATGAGTGTTCATTTGTGCGTACTTTTAAAGCCACCAAAGATGGCAGCTATCAGGTATCTACAGAAACCTGGCTGGGAGAGTTCGATATTAGTGTTGAGCCTATGTCATTTTCCATCAAAAAAGGCGAAACCCAGTCGATTCTGGTTACTACCAAACAACGTCATTCAGCAGGTGCGGTCAGCTACAACGACCTGACGGGTAATCAGGGCCAGGTTATTCTGACACCTGAAGATCCTGACTCGCCGGTGCTAGAACTGCCAGTATGGACCTATGATGGTGACTCGGGATTACCGGATCATATTATGATCAATGCCCACCGCACATCCGCTACAACCAATATTGGTCCATTTAACACCCGTGAAATAACCGATTTTACTGCTCGCAGTTATGGTTTGGTTAAAGGTGAAGAGCGCAGCGTCCACCTGTATTATGATGATACCAGTTCAGATCCGTATAACCTGACACTAAACTCTGCAGAAGCGACAGAGCCGACCAACATTAACCATGTTGAACTTACTGAAGTTACCGAAGGCACTAAAATGCTGGTTTCCCGCATCGTTGGGGAAAACACTTCAAACGCATTAATGTTCATGGGTCAGGACCTGAATAACGACGGTCTTGCGAGTCACGATGAATTACTGTGTATGTCGACAAGCTATAACTTTGCTAACTTCTGTTCCATCATAGATCCAAATCCAGGAACATACTGGACGTTAATTATGAATACCGATCGTCCGGGCTGGAACCAGGAAGACATGGGCAAACAAATATCCTTTGTCAGCGCTGTCATTAATAGCGATCAAAGTAATTTATCGATCAATGCCGATCAACAAATTGCCGGATACGCAGAATACAATATTCAACTAGGCTATCAATTACCTGAGATGGAAATTGGTGATGTCTATTTTGGTGGATTTGATATAGGTTCAAACCCTAGTGATCCGGGTAATATTGGCTTTGTGCCAGTAACCATTACCCAGGTTGATCAGGACGTTACCTTTACGGCAAGTCAACATACGGCAAAACCTGGCGATTTAGTTGATTTTAATATCAGCGTGATTGCCAACACTGAGCAGGATGCCCGCGACTTTACATTGGCCGCTTCATTACCTGAAAGCCTGCAAATCGTTCCTGATAGTCTTGATGCTTCTAATGCTACGCCTGTAGAGCCTGCACTTGAAAATAACACGCTTTCTCTGGCTGGCGTACAAATGAGTACAAGAGACGTTGAGCGTAATTATAAGGTGACCACTAACTTAACCGATGAGATGTGTTCACTTGCTGCAGCAAAATCGCCGTACCCTGGTTATCTTGATTTAAGACCGCTAGGCTGGCGTACGCTTGAAGGTGTACAAGGCAGATACTATAACGAGCCAGAATATGCCCTGAAAGATCTGATGAACTGGGACGAAGATATCTCTTTCCCATTCTTCAACAAGTATCACTTCACCTCAATTAAGCTTAACCCTGCTGGTCTGGTTACGTTTGGTTCACAAGGTAGAACAACACCGTTTCATGTAGAGTTCCCACGAGCAGCGAGTTATCCGCCACCGCCGCCATATATGATCGCACCTTTCTGGGTAGGTGATAACACCATCCCTGAGCGATTCGATTCCCAATATGGCCAACACCACCTTAATGCCGGTATCACACCTACCTACACCTGGCAACGTGACTGGCTGGTATTGGAATGGGATAACGTAGAACGATCTTATGCGCCTGGACAATTAATTGATTTTGAGATGTTTATGCGAATGAACATCAATTATGAACCGGGTGAATATGAAATGTTGTTTGCTTATGACAATGTGCAGTTGGCTGATGGTCAAGGCTCTATCGGTTTTAAAGCCTCAGACGGCATGCGTCTGATTGATGGTGATATTCCGATGGCGATTAACATTGGTAACTCTGTTGGTTATAACAACATGGACGAAGTTGTCAGCGATGAACTGGTCGTTTGTATGGATTACACAGGTCCGGAAGAATCACAGTTTAATGTCTCCTTCCAGGCCTATGTATCGGAAGCGGCGGCTGGTCAGACTCACACCATCACTCTGGAAAATGGTCTGGTTGGCTCTGAAAATGAGCAGCTGAATCTGCAGCTTGCCGTAACCGGTAATATCCAGCTGGCTGAAATCGCAGACATCAACATCATCGAAGGCGAGCAGGCAAGCTTTAAAGTCTTGTACGCTGATGAGAATGCGGTAAGTAATGTGATTGAAGTTATCGCTGATAATGTTACAAGCGAGATTTCCGGCAATGATTCCGGTAGCCTAGTAACTCTGACGCCAGATTTTGGCTATCACGGCAGCACTCAAGTGACGGTTAAAGTCTCCGACAGTGTTAACTCTGGTGACATGGCTATGACTGCGTTCACCTTGAATGTTGAGTCTGATGGTATTGAGTATGGTTGTACCGATACTGCGGCAACCAACTTTGATGATAACGCCAATACCGATGACGGTAGCTGTGAATATCCGCCGCAGCCGCCAGGACAGGAAAAGAAAAAATCCGGTGGTAGTAACTCTATCCTGGCGCTTCTTGCCTTGATGGTTATGGCTGGAATGCGCAGACGCATTCGTTAA
- a CDS encoding ATP-binding protein produces MFRLYLSLYLTCALCLGTSAWFLETYYSQTGRLSDLEKQLIESYLTNGEQFAKINADNLLNKVPLDNLHLSQELYQQLQTGQILTVENSQQQWYFYQLNDNATEVIIFGPFKGAGEDNASLIKFVFYLSIAVAVFLGSWPLFRDLNRLQHATYNISRGVLGNNIQFSRFSMIKDIGDTFNHMSQQLSRRVTTQRELINAVSHDFLTPISRAKFALEVHDDEHCQSLKNVDLMQDLVELEILVEEFLTYAEFQQCKPQFVYRPHTSGDLIMPCISKFSVYHDLDINLIDKQPTIFVDQRSFQRILQNLLGNAVRFARKCIIVSIQQTSTYWELTVSDDGPGIAENKKADLLKAFNQEEKGNEEIYQGVGLGLAIVKQLCIWQQGQLRVDTCPDLNGARFTVRIPLPDCVKDEYQRLQSTSVLFSDNDSPLAPDAR; encoded by the coding sequence ATGTTCCGCCTTTACCTTTCACTTTATCTGACTTGCGCTTTATGTCTGGGGACCAGTGCCTGGTTCCTGGAGACCTATTACAGTCAGACCGGACGGCTCAGCGACCTGGAAAAACAGCTAATTGAAAGCTACCTCACCAATGGTGAACAGTTTGCTAAAATCAATGCCGATAACCTATTGAATAAAGTGCCGTTAGACAACCTACACTTGTCACAGGAGCTTTATCAGCAACTGCAGACAGGGCAAATATTGACAGTCGAGAATAGTCAGCAGCAATGGTATTTTTATCAGTTAAATGACAATGCAACTGAGGTCATAATATTTGGCCCATTTAAGGGTGCCGGTGAAGATAATGCCTCATTAATTAAGTTTGTCTTTTACCTGAGCATCGCCGTCGCGGTTTTTCTCGGTAGCTGGCCCCTGTTTCGCGATTTAAATCGCCTACAACATGCAACCTACAACATAAGTCGTGGAGTATTAGGAAACAATATCCAATTCTCACGATTTTCAATGATCAAAGATATTGGTGATACCTTCAATCATATGAGTCAACAACTCAGTCGTCGGGTAACGACGCAAAGGGAACTAATTAACGCCGTCTCGCACGATTTTCTGACGCCAATCTCGAGGGCTAAATTTGCGCTTGAGGTGCATGACGACGAACATTGTCAAAGTCTGAAAAATGTTGACTTAATGCAGGATCTGGTAGAACTGGAAATACTGGTCGAAGAGTTTCTCACTTATGCTGAGTTTCAACAATGCAAACCGCAGTTTGTATACCGGCCACATACCAGCGGTGACCTGATTATGCCATGCATCAGCAAATTTTCTGTCTATCACGATCTGGACATTAACCTGATCGATAAGCAGCCAACTATCTTTGTCGATCAGCGAAGTTTTCAACGGATCCTGCAAAACCTGCTTGGCAATGCGGTTCGATTCGCCCGCAAATGTATTATCGTGTCGATTCAACAAACATCGACATACTGGGAGTTGACAGTAAGTGATGATGGACCTGGCATCGCCGAAAATAAAAAGGCCGATCTACTAAAGGCTTTTAACCAGGAAGAAAAAGGTAATGAAGAAATATATCAAGGGGTTGGTTTAGGACTGGCTATCGTCAAGCAGTTATGTATCTGGCAACAAGGTCAGTTACGGGTCGATACCTGCCCCGACCTGAACGGCGCTCGATTTACCGTACGTATTCCACTACCAGACTGCGTAAAGGATGAATACCAGCGACTACAATCTACATCCGTACTATTTTCGGATAATGATTCGCCGCTAGCTCCCGACGCAAGGTAG
- a CDS encoding response regulator transcription factor, with product MNQHSILYIEDDCKLANLVSRYLQSQGFIVTHHDQGYPAVFAAQTQSFDMVLLDIGLADMDGFEVFHELKQVSTAPIIFMTARQSQIDHIAGLDLGAEDYLTKPVSPSILLARINRCLRRKHTIPSIQSRYPAMKFGSLHINKSQMQAFIDGQSLQLTNAEFSILVQLASKPGEMVSREQLFDKTTSRQYDGMNRTIDGRVSRLRKKLGDDVNGPEKIKTVWGKGYIFMPNAWQ from the coding sequence ATGAACCAGCATTCCATACTGTATATCGAAGATGATTGTAAGCTGGCCAATCTTGTCAGCCGTTACCTGCAAAGCCAGGGATTTATAGTCACCCATCATGACCAAGGATATCCTGCGGTGTTTGCCGCCCAAACACAAAGCTTTGACATGGTATTGCTCGATATTGGCCTTGCCGATATGGATGGCTTTGAAGTGTTTCATGAACTCAAACAAGTCAGCACTGCGCCAATAATTTTTATGACCGCAAGACAGAGTCAAATTGACCATATCGCGGGATTAGATCTGGGTGCTGAAGATTACCTGACGAAACCGGTAAGCCCTTCGATCCTGTTAGCAAGAATCAACCGCTGTTTACGCCGCAAACACACGATTCCCTCAATACAGAGTCGCTACCCGGCGATGAAATTTGGCTCCCTGCACATTAACAAATCGCAAATGCAGGCATTTATAGATGGTCAATCTTTACAACTTACCAACGCGGAATTCTCCATTTTAGTACAACTTGCCAGTAAACCCGGTGAAATGGTTAGTCGAGAGCAATTATTCGATAAAACCACAAGTCGCCAATATGATGGCATGAATCGCACCATCGATGGCAGGGTCAGTCGTCTTCGAAAAAAACTGGGAGATGATGTCAACGGTCCGGAAAAAATAAAAACCGTTTGGGGTAAAGGTTACATTTTTATGCCAAATGCCTGGCAATAG
- a CDS encoding DUF3019 domain-containing protein: MKQSTTYLIAMLILSSQSVYGQQTRQFFEISPNRCLSEDNQCRLTTNLSWHFIDHVQVCLKVYERQVKIFCDLPASMEKFSLTLLSHEDVRIDITDREQSKLLASQRIEFLHVNERKPRRRIAWSIF; encoded by the coding sequence GTGAAGCAAAGTACAACTTACCTGATAGCCATGTTGATTCTGAGCTCACAATCAGTTTACGGTCAGCAGACGCGACAGTTTTTTGAGATATCGCCAAACCGTTGTCTTAGTGAAGATAATCAATGCCGCCTGACCACAAACCTATCCTGGCACTTTATCGACCACGTTCAGGTTTGCCTCAAAGTTTATGAACGTCAGGTAAAAATCTTTTGCGATTTGCCAGCCAGTATGGAGAAATTCTCGCTAACGCTATTAAGTCATGAGGACGTCCGTATTGACATTACCGACCGAGAGCAAAGCAAATTGTTAGCAAGTCAGCGCATTGAATTTCTGCACGTAAACGAGCGAAAACCCAGACGTCGTATAGCCTGGAGTATCTTTTAA
- a CDS encoding MipA/OmpV family protein, with protein sequence MWSISGDRIKTILRNTCVCALIILSISKTQANQSYEDIYQAQSGWHLGMAAGYGKVDNPVYQGRDIPLVLIPKLEFYWGDFAINNSQLIYTPWQNHSTTFSFLTRINEDGLYFIDDLLAASAGAAFLQRPFMSDGDPNQQKGITPPLLRRGDMERIDDRKISVLAGMEVNHDWQDWRVSAAWYQEISNYHHGDEAFLSIAKAWHGQSHLWLTSLELQYQSEDLLQYYYGTRLTDWIAGFSRFQPDSALNTSIKISYRFNINPQWDFIAEARAQHLDSSLNDSPLLEQQHLYSFFAGFAWSY encoded by the coding sequence ATGTGGTCAATAAGTGGCGACAGAATAAAAACAATACTGCGCAACACCTGTGTCTGTGCCCTGATTATTCTGTCTATATCTAAAACGCAAGCCAATCAGAGCTATGAGGATATTTACCAGGCGCAGTCGGGTTGGCATTTGGGTATGGCTGCTGGCTACGGAAAGGTTGATAACCCAGTGTACCAGGGGCGAGACATACCCTTAGTCCTGATACCAAAACTTGAGTTCTACTGGGGTGATTTTGCGATCAATAACAGTCAGTTGATTTATACTCCCTGGCAAAATCACTCCACCACCTTTTCCTTTTTAACCCGGATCAATGAAGATGGCCTCTATTTTATTGATGATTTGTTAGCGGCTTCTGCGGGTGCCGCATTTCTTCAGCGCCCTTTCATGAGTGACGGAGACCCAAACCAGCAAAAAGGTATCACTCCCCCCCTCCTTAGGCGCGGCGATATGGAACGAATCGATGACAGAAAGATATCCGTGCTCGCTGGAATGGAAGTCAATCATGACTGGCAGGACTGGCGTGTCAGTGCCGCCTGGTATCAGGAGATTAGTAATTATCATCATGGTGATGAAGCGTTTCTGAGTATTGCCAAAGCCTGGCATGGACAATCACACTTATGGTTAACCAGCCTGGAGTTGCAATATCAGAGCGAAGATTTACTTCAGTACTACTACGGTACCAGGTTAACCGACTGGATCGCTGGTTTTAGCCGATTTCAGCCTGATTCTGCGCTCAACACCAGTATTAAGATCAGCTACCGTTTCAACATTAATCCGCAATGGGACTTTATCGCCGAAGCTCGAGCCCAGCACCTTGATTCGAGTCTGAATGATAGCCCCTTGCTGGAGCAGCAACATTTATATTCTTTCTTTGCGGGATTTGCCTGGAGCTATTAG
- a CDS encoding ribosome recycling factor family protein produces the protein MAQLIHILLPSFLRRVMRAYEIKAIIRDSGAELSRIGRSRNWRLSANRDQLTTLIHSLEQTEEVSWQWVLKKIKESRGQLTEKELVNLVSRNPGISVKELVVLANCTIAEARSAIDIYEWQDD, from the coding sequence ATGGCGCAGTTAATTCACATATTGCTTCCTTCATTTTTACGACGCGTAATGCGGGCGTATGAAATCAAAGCCATCATTCGTGACAGTGGCGCTGAGCTCAGTCGTATTGGCCGTTCACGCAATTGGCGGCTATCGGCAAATCGCGATCAGTTAACCACGCTTATCCATTCTCTAGAGCAAACCGAAGAAGTAAGCTGGCAGTGGGTGCTGAAAAAAATCAAAGAAAGCCGTGGTCAGCTTACCGAAAAAGAATTAGTTAACCTGGTTTCCAGAAACCCGGGGATCAGTGTTAAAGAGCTTGTTGTGCTTGCCAACTGTACCATCGCCGAAGCCCGTTCTGCCATTGATATTTATGAGTGGCAGGACGACTAA
- a CDS encoding M13-type metalloendopeptidase, producing MVKYLTSTFIFLTLVSCSSGPRQTAPVAYNSGIALENMLIEQSPGEDFHRYVNGHWQDYGIVPENQHQYDVYDEIDQRAHEAVLQIIKRAARTRYGNGTDEQKVGDLYQSFLDFERRDNLGVTPIQPIFDRINSIESRADFAKYLAYATKYNYNPPFDLRFEVDLEDTSKYMVTTWQAGLGLPNKEHYLSTEQKYRDLRSAYREHIMRMFELAGIADAELAARKVVSLETELAGHQEDKADDRNIDLLYNKFLYHNLPQIMPYFDWKEYMADAGIFNTDGLVVPQINYLRGLNEMLVTTELEDWKLYFTWHALHANATYLTRNIERQHFAFYGKQLRQQKGMKRAEWRAVDAVNDVLGDIVGKNYVAEQMTRQKQQRVSQMSTNQIRALTNQLEDIEWLYESTQENALEKLEGLKVLVGGPTTWRDYSNLEIKFGDYFGNRQRAALFDYQLRRMRLTQAVSANQWPILPQSTRITYQPEGNKIFIPAGSIQPPLFDSNAEDAINYGAFGTVLADTLIASIDREGRNFNRKGVYAPWWHGRDKREYRILTARLGDQYDLLAINEEDDAAIHAWVLQERQRQQLIAEQNAIAASEDNTLIEEVPQAEPAPPETETAPQEPENESDGNIETMPAVAPENLPANDELPASKSTEEISTDVASIQPDGGETDQQATELEDQNIETVEDSSIEVPQSMAMPALPMVNGRKTVYKAIRDVNALQVSLDAYQFSSGSKSAATADGFTGIQRFFIGYGQRWRVLYTEERLQELQQQDNYLPVRHRVNGAVRNIDEFYQAFDVNENDRIYLPEELRVKVW from the coding sequence ATGGTCAAGTATCTGACATCGACCTTTATTTTCTTAACATTAGTGTCCTGCTCCAGCGGCCCCCGGCAAACTGCACCCGTTGCGTATAACTCCGGTATCGCTCTGGAGAACATGTTAATTGAACAAAGCCCAGGTGAAGATTTCCATCGTTACGTAAATGGCCACTGGCAAGACTACGGCATAGTACCGGAAAACCAACATCAATATGATGTCTATGATGAGATCGACCAGCGTGCTCACGAGGCGGTTTTACAAATCATCAAACGCGCCGCCAGAACCCGTTATGGAAACGGCACCGACGAACAGAAAGTTGGCGATTTGTATCAATCATTTCTGGATTTCGAACGTCGGGATAACCTCGGCGTAACCCCTATTCAACCGATATTTGATCGGATCAACAGCATTGAAAGTCGTGCCGATTTTGCTAAATATCTAGCTTATGCCACAAAATACAATTACAACCCACCCTTTGATTTAAGATTCGAAGTCGACTTAGAAGATACCTCGAAATACATGGTAACCACCTGGCAGGCAGGGCTTGGGTTACCAAACAAAGAACACTACCTCAGTACTGAGCAAAAATATCGCGATCTGCGCAGCGCTTATCGCGAGCACATAATGCGCATGTTTGAGCTTGCCGGAATAGCCGATGCGGAACTGGCAGCAAGAAAAGTCGTTTCCCTTGAAACCGAGCTTGCCGGGCATCAGGAAGATAAAGCCGATGATCGCAATATCGACCTGTTATACAACAAGTTTCTTTACCATAACCTGCCGCAAATCATGCCTTATTTCGACTGGAAAGAGTACATGGCGGATGCCGGTATCTTTAATACTGACGGCCTGGTAGTGCCGCAGATAAATTATCTGCGCGGTCTTAACGAAATGCTGGTAACAACTGAGTTAGAGGACTGGAAACTGTATTTCACCTGGCATGCCCTTCATGCCAATGCCACCTATCTGACCCGCAATATCGAGCGCCAGCATTTTGCCTTTTATGGCAAACAGCTCAGACAACAAAAAGGCATGAAACGCGCCGAGTGGCGAGCTGTAGATGCAGTCAATGATGTTCTTGGTGATATTGTCGGCAAGAACTATGTCGCTGAACAAATGACCCGACAAAAACAACAACGTGTTAGTCAAATGTCAACGAACCAAATTCGCGCCCTGACAAATCAGTTAGAAGATATCGAATGGCTTTATGAAAGTACTCAGGAAAACGCTCTCGAAAAATTAGAAGGTTTAAAAGTGCTAGTAGGTGGTCCAACGACCTGGCGTGACTACTCGAATCTCGAGATTAAATTTGGCGACTATTTCGGTAACCGGCAACGTGCAGCTTTGTTTGATTATCAACTACGAAGAATGCGATTGACTCAGGCAGTGAGCGCCAACCAATGGCCCATCCTGCCACAATCGACTCGCATTACTTACCAGCCTGAGGGAAACAAAATTTTTATTCCGGCAGGAAGCATTCAGCCACCATTATTTGATAGCAACGCCGAAGATGCCATTAACTATGGTGCATTTGGAACTGTCCTTGCCGATACGCTTATCGCCAGTATCGATCGTGAAGGCAGAAACTTTAACCGTAAAGGTGTCTATGCCCCATGGTGGCACGGCAGAGATAAGCGCGAATATCGCATTCTTACCGCCAGACTTGGCGACCAATACGACCTGCTTGCCATCAATGAGGAAGATGATGCTGCTATCCATGCCTGGGTATTGCAGGAAAGACAGCGCCAGCAGCTAATCGCCGAACAAAACGCCATTGCTGCCAGCGAAGATAATACTTTAATTGAAGAGGTCCCACAGGCAGAGCCTGCCCCACCAGAAACCGAAACCGCACCTCAGGAACCAGAGAACGAATCCGATGGCAATATCGAAACCATGCCTGCCGTAGCTCCGGAGAATTTACCTGCCAATGATGAGTTACCAGCCAGTAAATCGACAGAAGAAATCAGTACCGATGTTGCTTCCATTCAACCCGATGGTGGAGAAACCGACCAGCAAGCAACCGAGCTTGAAGATCAGAACATTGAGACGGTAGAAGACTCATCCATTGAAGTGCCACAGAGCATGGCTATGCCAGCATTACCTATGGTTAACGGTCGCAAAACCGTGTACAAAGCCATTCGCGATGTTAACGCCCTTCAAGTATCCCTTGACGCTTACCAGTTTTCTTCGGGCAGCAAATCGGCAGCAACAGCCGATGGTTTTACCGGCATACAGCGTTTCTTCATAGGTTATGGTCAACGCTGGCGAGTCCTGTACACGGAAGAAAGACTTCAGGAATTACAACAACAGGATAATTATCTGCCGGTTCGCCATCGCGTTAACGGCGCGGTTCGTAATATCGATGAGTTTTATCAGGCGTTCGATGTAAACGAAAACGATAGAATATACTTGCCAGAGGAGTTACGGGTTAAAGTCTGGTAA